In Spirosoma sp. KUDC1026, the sequence AAATCTGAAGGGCATGAGGCAGGGGTAACCCGTTGGCCATCAGCCGCCGACACAGATAGGGGAAATCGAACTCTTTTCCGTTATGGGCGCACAGGGTTAACTCACCAGCCGGGTAACGGTTCAGAATGACCAGTAACTCATCCAGTAACGCTTTTTCGTCGTCGTTGGCCAGCACTTTAACTTTCAGCCGGGGCTGGTCATCATCGGTGAAATACAGACCGCCAATGCCGACGGCGATAATTTTGCCAAACTCCGCGTAGTAGGACGCCCGACGGTCGTACCAGGCAGCCGCCGACAGGTCGTCTTCGTTCCGGAAATGCCTGATTTTTTCTTCCCACTGCCGCTGCAGCCGCGGATCGGCGGATAGCAGCGATGCTTCGCCCGCTACCGTTTTGAGGTCAATAAACAAAAAGTTTTTAAGTCGACGTTTCCAGGAGACGGACTGCGGCATAGGCGTAAACGGGTAAAGGTTTCGTGCAATCAGTCGTGCAGGATACCTTCCAGACCCAGGGCCGGAACGGTAATCAGGTTTTCCTCCACGATGCTGTCAGGAACGAAGATAAATTTTTTATCAAAAATCTGACCGTCAATAAAGTAGCTGACCCAGTATTCATTATTCAGGTGAAACACGTCAGGCATAATCGTTTCAACCACTTCGTGCCCGCCGGGCTTCACCTCCGTAAAGAAATGCCGCAGGGTTGACGTCTTCTGTTCTTCATCATTCTTCTGACCGTACCCTTTCGACGTAACAAACACGTTGGTAATCGCTACGTCATTCTGGTTGATGACAAACACCTGCCAGTCATATTCATTCAGCTCATTTTTCTTGCGGGCAATGACCACCTGCACGCCCTCAACAGGCAAAAAATTAATGTCTTTCTTCATCAGTAAACGTAACACAGTTCAGACTTCCGGGGAAGCTGACCACTTTTATTCCCCAATATCCGACAGCGCAACGGGCTGCAAATCGGTAAGTTCCATGTCAAATAAATCGGCCAAGTGCCGCTGCACGTGGCCAGCCACTTCCCGCAGGGGTACCGCATGCCCCACTTCGGCCGACAGCGACGTAACAGCCTTGTCGCTGATGCCGCAGGGGACAATATGACCAAAATAACTCAAATCCGTATTGACGTTCAGCGCGAAACCATGCATCGTTACCCAGCGGCTCGCTTTCACGCCCATCGCGCAGATTTTCCGGGGATTATGACCATTCGGGTCCAGCCAGACACCTGTTAAGCGATCTGATCCTTCACCTTCAATTCGACCCGCCTGCAGACCATAATCCGCCAGCGTCCGGATAATACTTTCCTCCAATAACCGCATATAGCGATGAATGTCAGTAAAAAAGTTATCCAGGTCCAGAATCGGGTATCCGACCAGCTGCCCCGGTCCGTGGTACGTAATGTCGCCCCCCCGCCGAATCTTGTAAAACGAAGCGCCCAGCTCGTTCGTCAGCCGGTTTTCGTCCACCAGCAGGTTGTCCAGATGGCCGCTGGTGCCCATGGTGTACACGTGCGGATGCTCACAGAACAACAGGTAGTTGGGTGTTAGCTGCTGCGCATCGGGCGATACGGTTCGGTTGCGCATCTTCTGATCGACGATCTGGGCGAACAGGCGTTCCTGCTCATCCCAGGCGGCCTGGTAATCGATCAACCCTAATTCGCGAACGGTGACCTGCTTATTTAGACAAGAATTCATGACAAGGCGGCAAAAGAGAAACCCGCTGCTCTATTAACAATAGAACCGGCGGGTTTCGTTCGACATAGCAATCAGCTGCCCGGTCAGGGCGTTTTTACCCATGTTGAATCAGTTAACCTTTGTGTACTCAACTTCTGGTTTCACGCCAGAAGCTACCGGCATCTCCACCGATAGGATGTCGTGCATATTTCGCTGAATCGTGTGGGCAATCTGGTTTAGCGGCAGGTCGTTGCAGTCCAGCCCAAAGGGTTCCTCAATTTCGTCGCCAATCATCTGCACACCAATCAGGGCATAAGCCGCCAGCGCACTGGCAATGATAACAACCGACTCGTACGTATTGACCAGTACCAGCGGCATCAGAAGCAGGTACAGCGTGATAAAGAGCTTGATAAAAAAGCTGTACGAAAAGGGGATCGGGGTTTTCTTGATTCGTTCGCAGGCACCCGTTATGTCCAGCAACGCCTGGTGATACAACCGCAGCGTGATCAGGTCCGCGTCGCCAACGAGCCGCTCCTGCTTCAGTACCTGAAATCGGCGCATCAACAGAGCCGCGATTCGACTGGGAACGTGTCCACGCCGTTTTAGCGACTCCAGACTCTCGTCGTCTGTTTCGATCAGATCGGTCCACTCGACACCAGTTCGGAGATGACCTTTCAGCGCCAGGGAAAAGTTGGACAGAGCCGAAGCGAAATAACGTCGGTTCCGAGCGTCATCGTCCGGCAGCAATGCATCCAGCAGCACGGCCAGATTGCGGCTGGTATTAACCAGCGATCCCCACTGGCGACGCCCTTCCCAGAACCGGTCATAGGCCGTGTTCGTCCGAAAGACCAGCAGCAAACTCAGCAGAATCCCCAGCAACGAAAAAAAGATGCCATCGATGGGCACCTCCAGATTAAACAAATACTGGTCGATCAACGTAACAGCTACGCCATAGCCTGTAACGTAGGCTACCCGCTGCAGCAGTACCCGAATGACGTAGCTGGTATGAAAATGCCGAATGGCGGTAAACCAGTCTTTTGCGTCGTAAATTATCATCGCGATCCGTCTATTTTTGCTTACCTACCCAGCGAATACGCTCGACGAGTACTACGCGAATCTATTTCATTGCGTCCAGTATCTGCCGATAGACGTTGAAATTATCGGCTTTCAGCGACAGAGATGCACCATCCAGTTTCTGCTGGGAGCCCTCGGTAATCCGCCGGACAATGCCCGCGCGGTCAACAAAGAAATTTTTAGGATAAGCCGTCACCCCTAGCTGCGCCAGGTACTGACCAGCATCGGGAATAAGTGTATAATTAAATGGCCGCCGGTGCACCGTTCGGCTGACTTTTTCGGCGTTGTCGGGAGCCATAGCCAGAAATACCACATCGTCACCGGCCTGCGCTTTCAGGTGATTCAGTTCCGAAAACTCCTCCAGACAGGGTTTGCAGGACGTACTCCAGAAATTGATGTGGACCCGCTTGCCGGTCAACGCCTGACTCGAAATTTCGTTTCCGTTCAGGTCGGTCAGCGTGAACGGGGGTAATGACTGATTCAGGTGCGCATCGACGAAGTTATTGTCGCCGGTAATTTTCTGCTCGTTGGCACCAAGCTTGATTTTGACGTCGTATTTAACAATCAGAAACGCCAGTCCCAGCAGTATAAGCCCTAAAACGACAGCTAATTTTTTCATGGCGAAGCAAGTTAGAAATTATATTGTACGTGCAGCAAACCCTGTCGGCCTAGTAAGGGGTACACCATTTCGGCGTAACTGACCGGGGTAACTGTTACCTGCCGAAAATTGCGCTGATTAAGCAGGTTAGCCGCTTCGAGCCGCAGTCCAATTTTCCGGGAGAGTTTGTAGGATGCGTTAGCCTTCAAAAAGGAATAGCTTCGACCTTGTATCCAGTTCGATTCTGTCGTCAGGTCAAGCGTTAGTTTGGGTTTCCGGTAGAGCAGATGCGCATAGATATTCACTACGGTAAAGGCCTGCGTTACCGGCAGATCATTCTGAAAAACGGTAAGAGCTGTATGCCGGTACGTTCCGCCAATTTCCAGATTAAACGGCGAATTTAACACCGTGGTATGCCGGGCGGTTATGATGGGCAGATAGCTCACCGTGGTCTGCATTTTCCCGTTCAGAATCTGAAAAATCTTACTCCGCAGTAGTTTAGCATCAATTCGAATATTACCGGCCAACGGGAAAATAAGTTTTTCCAGTACCAGATTGACACCGTCGGCTCGTACACCGGGCGTATCCAGCAGTCGGAACACCGAGTAAGTCGGCATCAACTGATAATCCACCAGCCCCCACTGGTTATTGAAACGGTTCGAGAACAAGCTGGCCAGAACGGTCATTTTCCGCTGGATAACGTCGGTAAACAGGTAGCTGACTACCAGTTGTTCGCGCTGGTCGAACAGCAACCCCTGGATCCCCTGCTGCGCAGACCGATAGTCGGTCACGACGTAGCGGTTCAGCAGTAAGCTATTGGCAACCGGCGTCGCTTCTTTCTGGTAGGTCAGCAGTAGCCGGCTCAACTCGCTCATTCGGTAGGCAGCCGATACGCTGGCCTGTACAATCTGCCGCCGGTAGCTGGTCGGTCCGATCTGCGCCGACACCAGATCGAGTTGTACGTTCCCCGATAGCTCCAGTTTATCCCAGCTGTATTTTGCCGCACTACGGCCGTAGACGACGGTTTTCTGGATGGGGAGTGTGTACGGATCAGCATTGACGGAAGCCGTTGCCTGCTGGAGGTTCAGATTGGCAATCATCGCCGAGGTACCTGCCTGTTGCTCCAGTTTCAGTCCGTTGTTCCCATAAAACCAGGTTAATTTTCCTTCGCCGATCCGGCTACGCTGCTCCATTCGCTGCCGGAAAGTTCCCTGGCTCAGCGTGTCGTTCAGCAGGGACACCGCAAGGGCGGGCGCCAGTTGACCATTCAGCCGTTCGCCCAGCCGGGCGTCGGTATAGCGCAGTGACGCCACCAGCGCGTTCCGTTGATTCAGCTTGTGCGTTACCTCCAGCAACTGGCGCAGGTCGTTTGCCTGGTTCACAAACTGCTGGGGGAATAGCTGCCTGGTGCCCAAGCCGGTAAAATCTGTCGTTTGCGTCAGGCTAATGTCTCTAGCCTTCAGGCTTCCTTTGTACAGGATCGACGTCGTGGGCGACCAGTCGTAAGCAACCTGCATGCTGAACTGCCCCTGCACAGGTCGTTGCCGCAGGCCGTCAATCTGCTGATACGAAAAGGGCGTATCCGTTAAAATCTGGTAGGACTGCGCCCGTGTCAACTGAATCTGATCGGCAAAAAGCATCAGATTTGTCGTTATTTTCAGGGCTTTGGTCGGCGCAACAACGCCATTAACGCTGGCCATTCGCTCGTTGTTGATGTTCTCCAAGGGCGAATTCAGGTACTGCGTAAAGGGCTGTACCGTCTGCGCGACGGGTTTCAGCAGAAATTCATCATCACGGATCTCGTTCGTAAACTGCGTGGGGGTCTGGCTGGTTATGTCCAGTCGTTTCAGACCGACATTATTCGAGGCCACCGTAGCAAATGCCTTGACACGCCGGCTGTAGGAAAAGAGATTCCCGACTACGTTATGCCGCTGCGGCCCGAGCCCCGCGTCGATCATACCGAACACAAGGGCCTTCCGATCGTCTTTCACCGTCAGGTTCAGCACGGTTTTGTTGGAATTGGCCAGTTGTTTCAGAAGTCGGTTCTCCGTAAAATTTTCGATAGCCTGCACCTCGTTCAGTACTGTGGGGTTGATACTTCTCGTCGCCGTCTGGTACGTACTGCCAATCAGGTCGTCGCCGTCCAGGTATATTTTTTCGATCTTCTTATTCTTGAAATAGATATCGCCATTGTCTTCCACCCGTACGTTCGGCATTTTTCGCAGAACGTCTTCAAGCGTCTGTTCAGCGCCCGACATAAAGGCATTAACTTTATAGCGGGTCGAGTCACCAACCTCCCGCACGGGAACGGCGGCCGTTATCTTCACTTCGTTGAGCAGGTGTGACCCCGGCGTCATCTCGACACGTACCGGCGCACCGGACAGTTGCTCCTGGGTCAGCGTTCGTTTAGCCTCCCGGTAATTAATGTGCGAAACCTTGAGGTAATACGTTTGATCGGTTTTACCCGCATACATCAGCGTAAACCCCTCCTTTGTTGTTCGGCCAAAGGCGATCAGTACACTGTCGGCACTGCGATACAGCAGGACGTGGGCCGCGTCCACTGGCTGCTGGGTTTCCTGCGCCAGCACCTGTCCGCTAATCCGTACCTGGCCGCTGGCTCCCCAGCTCAGTACGCTCATGAATCCGATCAGCAATAAAAGGCGGCCCATCCGTGCAGACTAACTAATTGGTGGCAGTTGATACGTAACGCTTTGCCAGATCTTTCTCAATGTTGTCGACGTTCATCGACACCGGGCTGGTTTTCACGACGCCAAAGCGCTGCAGAAACCCGGATGACACCTCGGCGTATATCTTGTTCGCCCGCTCCTGGTAGTATTGATTGACCTTCTGAACGTACTGGGGGAATGTCAGCACCGATTTATGAAAGCTTACATGAATCGGCTGAGTCGTCGTCTGCATTCCAGCAAACAGAAACTGATACTGCTGATCGGCAGACGTAGCTTCCAGGATCAGGCCGGGCAACCCCGCCAGCTTCCAGGGGCCTGACTCGATAGGGATCTGCCGGGTAAACCACGCTACGTATTCGCGGCCGCGGAACAGAGTTTTGGCTTTCTGACAGGTATAGTTTCCCAGCTTGCGGGTTTCGTTGAGGATCGTCCATTCAGGCAGGGTGTTATCCTGTACCGTATACCCGTAGGGTGTTTCGGATTCGGCGTAGAGAAGCGTCTGATTCGTTAAATCCCGCTTGAACAGAAATTGGCTGTTCATAGCCACAGGCTGGTCTTTGTTCACGTTTTTCATAGCCTTGGCAATCGTTTCGTTCGGATAGCTTTTCGCTTCCGGGCTTCCGGCAGACCCGCTTTTTTCTTCGTAAACGGATTGTGTCGGGTAGCAGCGCAACACCCCCCGGCCGGTCAGTTCACCACCCAGTGTATAGCTGATCTGGTAGCCCGACTGTGCCAGCGCGGGTAGACAGGATGCCAGGGCCGCGAGTAAGATTAAGAGAGACGTTTTCATGGCGATTTCTGGTTTAAGGTTGGTCTACGCTGAGTTATTTCTGCTCGAAGCACTCGGGCATTTTGGCGGTAAACTTGCTCTGCGACGGATTTCCGGCCATTGACATCAGGAAAGTCTGCATGCGCTTCAGCTCTTTCTGCTGAATCTCGGCGAACGAACTGAACGAATAGATTGGATCACCCGTGTTCGGCTTCGCAATGGTGTAAGCAGCAGCCTGAGCAGACGGGTATTCGGCCGCGACCAGTTGGTACCGTAAGTCAATATTTTCGTTGACGGCTTCGACAATCAGGCCAGGTAGGCCACCCAGTTTCCAGGGACCAAGGCTCAGCGGAACGGCCGTTGTGAACCAGACTGTATAATTCGCGCAGCGGAACGTCGTGGTAGCTTTCTGGCACTCATACTGCCCGATCATTTTCTTCTCGGGCTCCAGCTTCCAGTCCAGCGCCGGAATCGAATCGTTGACAATGCACTTCTTGCCGTTGAAGATCAACTCGCGGGAGACCATGGCGCCCGTCCTGTAATCTTTGAACAGGGCGAAATCCTTACCGTCGCTGATGTTCAGATTGATCATCCGGTGGTTACTGCCATCGACACCAACCGATGCGGTCGTATCCGAAGGGCGCTTCACGTCTTTGTCGTAAAGGACGAAAACACTCTGATTGCCGTCGTAGAATAAGTCGCTGACCGCTGTCACCGTTTTTGAGGTGATCCGGTAGGCGAAATGGCCAGTTTGCTGCGCAAAGCTATTGACTGCCGATACGCACAGGGCGATAAGAAGATAGGTCGTTTTCATGAGTCGGATTGGAAAGAGGGAGTTAAACAGGTCGGTCAGGGAGTGCTGCCCTGACCGACCTGGAGAGGATTAATCGCAGTTGGCGCAGCACCAGCTTACTTCGAACGAGACGAAGACGAGGTTAACACCAGCGGTGCAGGTTACCGGCTGTTTTACTACGTTGGCGTCCGTGGCTGCGTCCACCGTAGCCACCTGAGCTGGTTTGGCTTCACTGGTCATCGTGATGACTGCTTTCGAGCCAGCCAGTTTATCGGCCGCTGTGTTGACAGCCGGGGCCGCGAAAGCAGCCGATGATGAAACGAACAGAGCAATAGCCAGCGAGAATTTGGTAAGCGTTTTCATGAGAAAAATTTGGTTTGAGTGGTGAAAAAAATTGACGGTAAAAATTGAGTATTCTTTAGGTGTGCCGGTTTAGCAGACAGCACTGTAGTCGTGCAGCCTCAATAAATCCGGGTCGTGCTGCGTACGCACGGGGCCTACCCGATTATCTACCAACCGCTTAGCCAGCGCTGTTTTATCGGTCCTGGCCGATACCCACGTGAGGGTTTTGTCTGACTGTCTTCCTTAGGTCGGTAGTAGGCTGGGAAAGGCCCGAACGTAGTAACGGGCATTGACCCACTTGCTGGAGGAAGGCAGAACCTTCCTGAAAGACTCTTCCGGACGAATCTTTCCGCCGTTCGCGTTGGCTTTACTGACAAAGCCGCGGCAGCATGCTGTATGGAGAATATGTGTTGTGCGCTGGAGAAGCTTTGGATAGCCCGAACCCATAATTAGGGGATGTTGATCACGATGCCCAGAATAGGAATCTCGATCACGATGCCGCCCTCACTGTGGGCCAGTTGCTGGAGTTGTTGCTGGTTGACCGAGCCCGTTTCCAGGTTAGCCAGTTTCTGCATGAAATCCTGCCGGGAAGCGGACGTTTTTTTCAGGTTCATGACCTGTGACTGCACCGATTGTTTCATTGTTTCTATTGGTTAGCGATTTGACATTTTTGGTTTGTTAGCTTGTAGTCAGTGGCTTTGCTGTCTCACATTAACAATACAAATTTCATAGACAAAATACTGACTATCAATAACTTGTAAGTCTAGTTTATTCTCTTTCGTTATAGCGCAGCTGGCTGGTCTGCCAGACGACGCTGCTCGGCGTTGCGTACCACTTCACTGCAATTGGCACAGGCATCGGCACCAGCCTGGCTATACCAGCGGCAACGGCTTCTGATGGCGCAGGGAACGGGCAATTGATCGGCTTGTCGATTCATGGCATCAATCACCCGACCAACCAGACTACAGGCCGAATGCCCATGATCCCACTGACCGCACTTGCCTTGTATGCATTTACCGGCAAACCGGAAGCGCTCTTCGGCTGCCTGCCCCGTTATGGCCTGGCGGGCTTTGGCCGCGTCGACAAATGACTGATCAACTCTGATTGGCTCGTCCAGATAGTTTACTGTCCCATCCTGTCCGACAATGCCGAAGAGCTCGGCGCCGGATTTAGCAACGTAGCTGGGGCACTGTAGTGATTGTTCCGTTTTCATGGCCTTTCTGGGGGTAGACGGTTACGGTCAGGCACAGGCTCCGGTATCACTTTGCAGCACTTTCAAGAGTAATTCCTGCGCACTCAGGCTGATCAGATCAATAATGCTGAGGCCATAAATGAGGGCAATCTTGTGCAGACAGAAGAGCGACAGCTCGGTCCGGCCAGCTTCCTTCTTGCTGTACGCAGCCTGGCTGATTCCCATCTGAAAGGCAACGTACTCCTGCGGGTAGCCATACATTTCGCGGAGCTTACGGATTTTGGTGCTCATAATCTGCACCGAAAATGGATTAGACGTCGGCTGACTGTTCGTACTAGCGGTGTTGTTCATGGGTAGCGAGGCTTTTAGCGGAACCACCGGGCAGCGGTGATTACTGGAACAAAGCAAACGAACCGGGCAGGCGGCTAAAAACTATTTCGACCAATCAGGGTCTTTTTTCGACCAGTACGGATGAATGGTGTATCAATGAAAATTAGGTCCTATCTTAGGCATCTGTTCAGTAGGCCAGCTTTCCTCAAACTATGAATCAATCCCTGCGCTGTTTCATCATTGACGATGAACCCCCGGCTCGGGAGCTTATCGAGAAATTCGTTCGCCGGGTTCCTTTCCTGGAAATTATCGGTACGTGCAGCAATGCGGTCGATGCGCTTTTTCAAGTACAGCAGCTACAGCCGGACCTGATCTTTCTGGATGTAGAAATGCCGGAGATGACAGGCTTCGAGTTCATTCGGTTACTACCCGCCAAACGTCCGGCCATCATCATGATTACGGCCTATCCACACTACGCCGTCGACGGGTTCGAACACCAGGTGGCTGACTATCTCCTGAAACCTGTTTCGTTCGAGCGGTTTATGCGGGCTATCAATCGGGTAGTGGGCAACCAGCCCATTCCGCCGGCAAGTCCCCCGGTGGCCCCCACTCCGGACGTACTTTCATCCCCGGTGGCTACTCCCTCCGATAACGTCGCAGAATCAGGTCCGGTCAGTAATTTTCTGCTGGTGAAGGAGGATAAGAAGCTGGTTCGGCTCATGCTTGACGAGATTGTTCTTATTGAAGGCCTGAAAGACTACCTGAAAATTCATACGACCAGTCGGTCGCTGATTACGCACATGACAATGACCAAGATCGAGAGCATGCTGCCGGCAAATCTGTTCCTGCGCGTCAACCGATCGTATATTGTCCGGCAGGGGGCCATCCGCGAAATCGACGGGAATCAGATTATTACCACCGATGCCCGAAAAATTCCGATTGGTATTACGTACCGGGAATCTGTGCTGGAGGCATTGAAAAAGAACCAGGTCCGGTAAGCAGATGGCAGGGCGCTTTAGCTTATTCCAGATCACGCGCCGTCGTCAGATCGGGTTACATCTGCTCATCTGGCTGGCCGTCTGGTTGCTGATCCGGTACTATTTTGCCGTACGTATCTTCAGCGACAACGACACCGTTGTTCAGCTTGGATCTTACCTGGTGTTTGCGCAGACAGTAGCGGTCTACTACGGCATCGGGCACGTGATATTCCCCCGCTTTCTGTACAATCTGAAACTTATACCGCTGGCCACTGCGCTGGTACTGTGTTATTTCCTGGTTTACGTAGCGAATTTCTACGGTTTTCAGGCGTTACAGCCGTTCAGCAATGGCTACCAGACCGGACAACTCTCGTACGTAGAGCGCATCTGGACAAACCTGATGCAGCCGGGCGGTCTGTTCGGTTGCTTTACCAGTCTGAAACTGGCTCTCTGGAATTACGGGTACAGCCTGTTCTTTGTCAGCGTCCTGCTTTTTATAAAAGCCTTCCGGGATACGATAAACTACCAGAACCGCCTGTTGCGGCTGGAGCGGGACAAGCTGAGTCTGGAAAGCCGGAGTCTGCAATTGGA encodes:
- a CDS encoding ribonuclease H-like domain-containing protein, translated to MPQSVSWKRRLKNFLFIDLKTVAGEASLLSADPRLQRQWEEKIRHFRNEDDLSAAAWYDRRASYYAEFGKIIAVGIGGLYFTDDDQPRLKVKVLANDDEKALLDELLVILNRYPAGELTLCAHNGKEFDFPYLCRRLMANGLPLPHALQISGKKPWEITHQDTLERWQFGDKRHFVPLDLLAAVLDVPTRPLEWQGDRTSEVYYREHDWPRIEQYTQDSVVMLVQVYMRMVGAPLVADEHIVVSE
- a CDS encoding TlpA disulfide reductase family protein produces the protein MKKLAVVLGLILLGLAFLIVKYDVKIKLGANEQKITGDNNFVDAHLNQSLPPFTLTDLNGNEISSQALTGKRVHINFWSTSCKPCLEEFSELNHLKAQAGDDVVFLAMAPDNAEKVSRTVHRRPFNYTLIPDAGQYLAQLGVTAYPKNFFVDRAGIVRRITEGSQQKLDGASLSLKADNFNVYRQILDAMK
- a CDS encoding GLPGLI family protein; the protein is MKTSLLILLAALASCLPALAQSGYQISYTLGGELTGRGVLRCYPTQSVYEEKSGSAGSPEAKSYPNETIAKAMKNVNKDQPVAMNSQFLFKRDLTNQTLLYAESETPYGYTVQDNTLPEWTILNETRKLGNYTCQKAKTLFRGREYVAWFTRQIPIESGPWKLAGLPGLILEATSADQQYQFLFAGMQTTTQPIHVSFHKSVLTFPQYVQKVNQYYQERANKIYAEVSSGFLQRFGVVKTSPVSMNVDNIEKDLAKRYVSTATN
- the lipB gene encoding lipoyl(octanoyl) transferase LipB — protein: MNSCLNKQVTVRELGLIDYQAAWDEQERLFAQIVDQKMRNRTVSPDAQQLTPNYLLFCEHPHVYTMGTSGHLDNLLVDENRLTNELGASFYKIRRGGDITYHGPGQLVGYPILDLDNFFTDIHRYMRLLEESIIRTLADYGLQAGRIEGEGSDRLTGVWLDPNGHNPRKICAMGVKASRWVTMHGFALNVNTDLSYFGHIVPCGISDKAVTSLSAEVGHAVPLREVAGHVQRHLADLFDMELTDLQPVALSDIGE
- a CDS encoding bestrophin family protein codes for the protein MIIYDAKDWFTAIRHFHTSYVIRVLLQRVAYVTGYGVAVTLIDQYLFNLEVPIDGIFFSLLGILLSLLLVFRTNTAYDRFWEGRRQWGSLVNTSRNLAVLLDALLPDDDARNRRYFASALSNFSLALKGHLRTGVEWTDLIETDDESLESLKRRGHVPSRIAALLMRRFQVLKQERLVGDADLITLRLYHQALLDITGACERIKKTPIPFSYSFFIKLFITLYLLLMPLVLVNTYESVVIIASALAAYALIGVQMIGDEIEEPFGLDCNDLPLNQIAHTIQRNMHDILSVEMPVASGVKPEVEYTKVN
- a CDS encoding LytR/AlgR family response regulator transcription factor gives rise to the protein MNQSLRCFIIDDEPPARELIEKFVRRVPFLEIIGTCSNAVDALFQVQQLQPDLIFLDVEMPEMTGFEFIRLLPAKRPAIIMITAYPHYAVDGFEHQVADYLLKPVSFERFMRAINRVVGNQPIPPASPPVAPTPDVLSSPVATPSDNVAESGPVSNFLLVKEDKKLVRLMLDEIVLIEGLKDYLKIHTTSRSLITHMTMTKIESMLPANLFLRVNRSYIVRQGAIREIDGNQIITTDARKIPIGITYRESVLEALKKNQVR
- a CDS encoding GLPGLI family protein, translating into MKTTYLLIALCVSAVNSFAQQTGHFAYRITSKTVTAVSDLFYDGNQSVFVLYDKDVKRPSDTTASVGVDGSNHRMINLNISDGKDFALFKDYRTGAMVSRELIFNGKKCIVNDSIPALDWKLEPEKKMIGQYECQKATTTFRCANYTVWFTTAVPLSLGPWKLGGLPGLIVEAVNENIDLRYQLVAAEYPSAQAAAYTIAKPNTGDPIYSFSSFAEIQQKELKRMQTFLMSMAGNPSQSKFTAKMPECFEQK
- a CDS encoding helix-turn-helix domain-containing protein gives rise to the protein MNNTASTNSQPTSNPFSVQIMSTKIRKLREMYGYPQEYVAFQMGISQAAYSKKEAGRTELSLFCLHKIALIYGLSIIDLISLSAQELLLKVLQSDTGACA